In the Streptomyces sp. 3214.6 genome, GGAGTGTCGCTCCGGCCGTGGCGACGATCGCGGTGCCCATGACCGTCGCGTACCAGTTCGGTCCGAGGTGACGGACGTGGCGGACGTGACGGACGGCGCGGGCGTGCGGGCGGGGAGGGGCGTAGCGGGGCTGGGCGGCGGTGACCATGGTGTCCACGGTCGACCGGGTGTCCGCCCGCGACCAGGGAGTATGCCTCTATGGGGACATAAACTGGGCTTATGGGGAGTGTGGAGGAACAGCCAGCGGACACCGCGACCGGTTCGATCGCGCACCGCGTCCCGGACCTGGGCGCGCTGGAGCTGCTGCTGGGTGTGGCCCGGCTGGGCAGCCTGGGCGCGGCCGCGCGCGAGCTCGGTATCACGCAGCCGGCCGCGAGCAGCCGGATCCGGTCCATGGAACGCCAGCTGGGCGTGGCGCTGGTGGACCGTTCACCGCGCGGCTCGCGGCTCACGGACGCCGGTGCGCTGGTGACGGACTGGGCGCGGCGGATCGTCGAGGCGGCGCAGGCGTTCGACGCGGGGGCGCAGGCGCTGCGGGACCGGCGGGACTCGCGGCTGCGGGTGGCGGCCAGCATGACGATCGCCGAGTACCTCCTGCCGGGCTGGCTGCTCGCGCTGCGCGCCGGGCGGCCGGACACGGCGGTGTCGCTGCTCGCCGGTAACTCGGCGGCGGTCGCGGAGCGGGTGCTGGCGGGGGAGGCGGACCTCGGCTTCGTGGAGGGGCTCACGATGCCGGCCGGCCTCGACTCCGCCGTGATAGCCCACGATCACCTCATTGTCGTCGTCGCGCCCGGTCATCCCTGGGCCCGTCGCCGGCGTCCGTTGCCCGCGGCCGAGCTGGCGTCGACGCCGTTGATCCTGCGGGAGAAGGGCTCGGGGACCCGTCAGGTACTCGACACGGCCGTGGGTGGACTGGCCCGCCCCCTGATCGAACTGTCCTCGACGACGGCGGTGAAGGCGGCGGCGGTCAGCGGGGCGGGGCCGGCGGTGCTGAGCGAGCTTGCGGTGGGGGAGGAGCTGGCGCTGCGGCGGTTGGTCTCGATACCCGTCGAGGGGGTCGCGCTGGCCCGCGACCTGCGAGCGGTGTGGCCGACGGGCCATCGCCCTGCCGGGCCGGCGCGGGAGCTGCTGTCACTGACGCGGGGGTAGGTCCTTCGCCCCCGCCGCGCCTTCCCGTCCCGACCCTGGGGGCTGCCGCCCGCAGACCCCCGCCGGACAGGCCCTAAGGGCCTCGTCCTCAAGCTCCCCCAGAGGGGGGACCCCCGGACGGGCTGAAGGACCGCGCCGCGTTCACCAGGGCCCGCATGACCCGTACGTCCTCGGCCATCTCCGGGTGCCACTGCACGCCGAGCACCCAGCCGCCGGCCGACGGGAGTTCGACGGCCTCCACGGTGCCGTCCGACGCGTACGCCGACGGGATCAGACCCGCGCCGAGGCGGTCCACCGCCTGGTGGTGATAGGTCGGCACCGACGTCTCCTCCTCGACGATCCCGGCGTACAGCGTGCCCGGGACCGGCTTCACAGGGTGGTGTCCGAAGACGCCGACGACCTCGGCGTGCCCGTCGATGTGCTGCGTCATGGTGCCGCCGAGCGCGATGTTCAGCAGCTGCATGCCCCGGCAGACGCCCAGCAGTGGAACGCCGGCCGCCAGCGCCGCCTCGATCAGCGCCAGCTCCCACGCGTCGCGCTCCCGGGCCGGCGGCCCGGTGCGCGGGTCGGGCTCGGCGCCGTAGCGGACCGGCTCGACGTCGGGGCCGCCCGCGATCACCAGGCCGTCCAGGCGGGCCACGGTCGCCGCCGCCTGCTCGGGCGCGTCCGGCGGGAGCATCGCGGCCAGCCCGCCGGCCCGCTGCACGAGCCGCGGGTACCCGGCGGGCAACAGTGCGGCCTCCAGCTCCCACACGTGCCAGCGCGTCCCGGCTTCCAGATACGTGCTGATCCCGATCAGTGGCCTGCCCGTCATGGTCCCTCCCCGGCGCTGCAATGGACTTCGTGCATACCTTTACCTGTTTTCTGTCCTCTTCATGCCAGGAAGCCCCTGAGCAGGGCCGCTGTCCCCGCGCAGTGTTCCCGCATCATCTCCCGCGCGCCGTCCGCGTCGCCGTCCAGCACCGCCTCGACCAGCGCGGTGTGCTGCCGCTGCGAGTGCTCCAGGTTGCGCACCAGCAGCGGGATGCAGTCGAGCAGGTCGTTCACCGTGGCCCGCACCGCCGCGTACCGCGCGGTCAGCGACGGTGAGCCGCACAGCTCGGCCAGGGTGAGATGGAGCATGGTGTCCAGGCGGCGGTAGTCGGCCAGCGGCGCGTCCGCCGTGCGGGCCAGGGCGTCGCGCAGGCGCTCCGCCTGCTCGTCCGTCAGCCCGTGCGACGCGCACAGGCCCGCCGCGCCCACCTCCAGCACCTCGCGGAAACGCAGGATGTCCTCGATGTCGACCTCGGCGACCCGCCGCCGCAGCTCGTCCTCGCCGCCGGCGTCCGCGCGCGGCAGCACGAACGTTCCGCCGTACCGACCCCGGCGGGACTCGACCAGCCCCTGGTCCTGGAGGACCTTCAGCACCTCGCGCAGCGTCACCCGGCTGATCCCCAGCCGCTCCGCCAGATCCCGCTCGGCCGGCAGCCGTTCGCCCCCCGGCACGAGGCCCAGCCGCACGACCTGGAGGATCTGCTCCAGCGCCTCCTCGAAACCGTTCCCGGCCCGCACCGGCCGCAGGATCGGCGTCAGCCGGTCGTCCGGTCCGCCGTCAGCGTTCACCGACATCTGGCCGTGCCCCCTTCCCAAGCAATGGTTCTCCGCAATACCTTATGGTCCCCGGAAGCCTGAGGAGGCCCTCCAGTGGCAGACCGCACACCCCCGCTCAGTGTCGAGGAGCTGCATGCTCTCGTCGCGAGCGGTGAGATCGACACTGTTGTCCTGGCCTTCCCCGACATGCAAGGGCGGCTCCAGGGCAAACGGTTCGCCGCCGGATTCTTCCTCGACGAGGTCCTCCGGCACGGCACCGAGGGATGCAACTACCTCCTCGCCGTCGACACGGAGATGAACACCGTCGACGGGTACGCCATGTCCTCCTGGGAGCGCGGCTACGGCGACTTCGCCATGCACCCCGACCTGTCCACCCTGCGCCGCGTGCCCTGGAACGCCGGCACGGCCATGCTGATCGCCGACCTGGCCTGGAACGACGGCTCGCCCGTGGTCGCCGCCCCGCGCCAGATCCTGCGCCGCCAGCTGGAGCGCCTCGCCGAGCACGGATTCACCGCCCAGGTCGGCACCGAGCTGGAGTTCATCGTCTTCAAGGACAGCTACGAGGCCGCCTGGGACGCGAACTACCGCGGACTCACCCCCGTCAACCAGTACAACGTCGACTACTCCGTCCTCGGGACCGGACGGGTCGAACCGCTGCTGCGCCGCATCCGCAACGAGATGGCCGGCGCCGGCCTCACCGTCGAGTCCGCCAAGGGCGAGTGCAACCCCGGCCAGCACGAGATCGCCTTCCGCTACGACGAGGCCCTGGTCACCTGTGACCAGCACGCGATCTACAAGACCGGCGCCAAGGAGATCGCCGCCCAGGAAGGGGTTTCGCTGACCTTCATGGCGAAGTACAACGAGCGCGAGGGCAACTCCTGCCACATCCACCTGTCGCTGACGGACGCGGACGGCCGTAACGTCATGGCCGGCACGGCCGACGACCCGG is a window encoding:
- a CDS encoding gamma-glutamyl-gamma-aminobutyrate hydrolase family protein, translating into MTGRPLIGISTYLEAGTRWHVWELEAALLPAGYPRLVQRAGGLAAMLPPDAPEQAAATVARLDGLVIAGGPDVEPVRYGAEPDPRTGPPARERDAWELALIEAALAAGVPLLGVCRGMQLLNIALGGTMTQHIDGHAEVVGVFGHHPVKPVPGTLYAGIVEEETSVPTYHHQAVDRLGAGLIPSAYASDGTVEAVELPSAGGWVLGVQWHPEMAEDVRVMRALVNAARSFSPSGGPPSGGA
- a CDS encoding glutamine synthetase family protein, with translation MADRTPPLSVEELHALVASGEIDTVVLAFPDMQGRLQGKRFAAGFFLDEVLRHGTEGCNYLLAVDTEMNTVDGYAMSSWERGYGDFAMHPDLSTLRRVPWNAGTAMLIADLAWNDGSPVVAAPRQILRRQLERLAEHGFTAQVGTELEFIVFKDSYEAAWDANYRGLTPVNQYNVDYSVLGTGRVEPLLRRIRNEMAGAGLTVESAKGECNPGQHEIAFRYDEALVTCDQHAIYKTGAKEIAAQEGVSLTFMAKYNEREGNSCHIHLSLTDADGRNVMAGTADDPGGMSDVMRHFLAGQLAALRDFSLLYAPNINSYKRFQPGSFAPTAVAWGHDNRTCALRIVGHGRSMRFENRLPGGDVNPHLAVAGLVAAGLYGIEQKLQLPEACPGNAYAADYAHVPTTLREAAELWANSPIALAAFGEEVVAHYSNMARVELEAFDAAVTDWELRRSFERL
- a CDS encoding FadR/GntR family transcriptional regulator, which gives rise to MSVNADGGPDDRLTPILRPVRAGNGFEEALEQILQVVRLGLVPGGERLPAERDLAERLGISRVTLREVLKVLQDQGLVESRRGRYGGTFVLPRADAGGEDELRRRVAEVDIEDILRFREVLEVGAAGLCASHGLTDEQAERLRDALARTADAPLADYRRLDTMLHLTLAELCGSPSLTARYAAVRATVNDLLDCIPLLVRNLEHSQRQHTALVEAVLDGDADGAREMMREHCAGTAALLRGFLA
- a CDS encoding LysR family transcriptional regulator is translated as MGSVEEQPADTATGSIAHRVPDLGALELLLGVARLGSLGAAARELGITQPAASSRIRSMERQLGVALVDRSPRGSRLTDAGALVTDWARRIVEAAQAFDAGAQALRDRRDSRLRVAASMTIAEYLLPGWLLALRAGRPDTAVSLLAGNSAAVAERVLAGEADLGFVEGLTMPAGLDSAVIAHDHLIVVVAPGHPWARRRRPLPAAELASTPLILREKGSGTRQVLDTAVGGLARPLIELSSTTAVKAAAVSGAGPAVLSELAVGEELALRRLVSIPVEGVALARDLRAVWPTGHRPAGPARELLSLTRG